The segment TAAAATGGCATGCTCAAACTGTCCGAGTAGAGAAAGTTGTAGTATTTTCCTAAAACAAAAATCAGAAAAAAAGCAACTGGGAGAACATGGGATTAATGGAACTAAAAATCATAAAATCCGTTTTAAGTAAAGAACTTGGATTTTTCTGGTTTGTATTTTTGATTAAATCCTTACTTAAGAAAAAAATAATATTCAACAGAACTCAATGGGCAAAAATGGATAATGAAGCATCAGAATTTGTTAAACGCCACTTCATTATTAAGGAATGCATATTTCACGATTTCTTCACAGGGGTGGGGATTCCTGAATTAACTAAATTGTTCTGTGAGATTGATAAGGTGTTTTTCTCAAAGGCATTTCCAGAGTTTGAATTCCACCGCAACGGTTCCTGGGAAAATACAATTGCCTATGGAAAAGACTTCTGCGAATTGATGCAAAAGAAAATCCAGAAAAAATAAAAAGAGATTATATATCTTGGTTAAAGTGTTAATAATACTACCTATAATTTTTTATACTATAAATGTTAATTTACCTTAAAATTATTAATTGCTGATAAAAATACATGGGTGGTAGAGATGGATTTAAGATTGAAGGCAGATGAATATACAACAACTAAGGCAATTTTAAAATCAGCGTTTAACATGTGGATGGATATTATTGATGTTGATGTTGCCATAGTCGGAGGAGGACCTAGTGGATTAACAGCAGCGAGATATATTGCAAAGAAAGGCTATAAGGTTGTTGTCTTAGAGAGGCACTTAGCCTTTGGTGGTGGAACTTGGGGTGGAGGAATGGGCTTCCCCTACATAGTTGTTGAAGAACCGGCAGATGAGATTTTGAGAGAAGTTGGTATTAAGTTGGAGAAGGTTGATGGTGAAGAGGGATTATATACTGCAGATTCTGTTGAGGTTCCTGCTAAGTTAGCAGTTGGGTCGATAGACGCAGGAGCAAAAATACTAACTG is part of the Methanotorris formicicus Mc-S-70 genome and harbors:
- a CDS encoding L-2-amino-thiazoline-4-carboxylic acid hydrolase gives rise to the protein MGLMELKIIKSVLSKELGFFWFVFLIKSLLKKKIIFNRTQWAKMDNEASEFVKRHFIIKECIFHDFFTGVGIPELTKLFCEIDKVFFSKAFPEFEFHRNGSWENTIAYGKDFCELMQKKIQKK